A window of Osmerus mordax isolate fOsmMor3 chromosome 11, fOsmMor3.pri, whole genome shotgun sequence genomic DNA:
CTCAAGCCAAAATGGCAAATATCATCTGCGCTCGATCAATATTTCTCATAACAAGGCCATTTTGAAAGTTCAGTCAACTCAAACACAATTTCTGTTGCTGCTCTCAGAATGGAGTTTCAGAAGTGTGGCCGCCGCCAATGGATCGGCCCAACAGCAGGCAGAGGGACCTGGTGAGTGGGCCTCTGGATGGCACCGTGTCATCCTGTGCCAGTGCTCCATGGCATCCTGATGGTACATTCAAATAGATTCAAAGAGCCTCAAGTCCCAAATGGAGCAATCACTTACAACAAATGCTGATGGAGTGTTAATACGGGGCAGATGTTTTACTGGGGAGAACTTGATGCCAGGTCTAGGTCCAGTCAGTAAAGCCTGTCACAATGAGCTCTAGGACACTGCTTGCCAATAGTGGATGAACACTTGAGCactcagcacccccccccacacacacacatacagtctctTGGCAGGCAGCCTGACACAGAGGCTAACAAGACTAATGCAAAGCACTAATAGCTGAAAATTTGATTGGGGCTGGTCAGCAGTGCCAGTAGTCCTAAAGGATTACTGTAGATTCAAAAAGATGCACCACCAACTAAAATGAAACTTTAATGGGAAGACTACTAATGGGCCATGGAttctgtgccgtgtgtgtgcgtttgctacCTATGTGTTGTTCCAGATTGTTCACACCAATGGTGGTGTGGCAGAGCCTAGAGGTACTGCTAAAAGGAGCCAGAAGGCTGGGAAGAAAGCAAGTGGAAAGAATGGAAAAGAGGGCACCAAGAAAAGCCATGATTCCAAAGGTTGAAACAAATTATTATATATATGAATTACTGCATTGATCGTTTTCTTTGTTTGGGGGGGAGACCAAACACTGCACCAGGTATATAAGTTGTCTGTTTTCTGTTCAGTCGGAATCACATGCTGTCTCTCTTTTAGATCACCTTCCACCAGACCCCTTGCTAGTTGTGGGACAGTATCTGGACATAGCCCAGGGACCAGCCAGGATACCGGTCCCAAGCCGAGCTTCAACTCTCCCTGCCCAGGAGAACACCACCCCTGGGGTCCCGGATCTGAGGAAGGGCCCTGGAGGATCCGCCAGCTCCACGCCCAGCCACCAGCGCTGGAGCAACCCAGCAGAGAGCATCCCAGCCTGGGATACCTCCTTCCACACCTGCCGGCGGCCCCTCACTGAGTACCGCCCCTACGCCCATGACTTCACCCTGCCCAGGGGGAAAGACTGGGACCAGGTCCAGGACCCGGCCCACAGTGGGAGCATGAGACAAGTTCAGTTGTCCCATGGGCTTCCTCGACGGTCTGTCACCGATGTGGATCTCTCCGACCCCAACGTAAGTAGCAAAAACAGGCCTGTTCTAAGAGATGAGTTTGGCCACTTGAGTCGATTTGAGTTAAATATCTTCCATGTGACATCCAATAATCTTCCCTTTTGTAGAACTATTTTTGATACAAAGACTGATAAGATTGATTCAAAGTGGTAATAGAAGAGGATGGGACCAGTTAGAGATTTAGTTGATGCAGTCCCTGACATCCGGTGAACATGTGCTCTAAGGGCTGCATCGGTCAAAAAGCTTTTCTGTGTGGGTCATGTGACACCCGAGCAGCTTATTCAAGATTACATTACCACTATTGTGGTGCAGACTCCTATACTGTAGCTTAAAGCACTTCTTTCATTCCTAGAGAGGGATGATGACCTATTGTTTATCACCAGTGTGAAAAATTGTTACAGTAAGTGTGTGGGAGAATGGAATATAACAATCTTTTCTATACATATCTGCTTTGTACAGTGATATGGGCATTGTATTCTTGCTATTTGCAAATTGCAGTATTCACTCAAATATTTGTAGACAATTGACAATGTAGACTACCTAAAAACATGAATTGCATTGGTGCTAATGCAAGGGTTTTGCTTCAGGTGAAACAAGCTATAATGTCATCTGGTGCccagcatgtgtgtttatgatgTGTGTGAAAAGAAACAATGTTGTTTTTGGTCCACAGCTGTCAAATGTACAGTGCAATCGAGAACAACACGTTTCTGTCACAAGAGATAAACAGCTGCAGTGTGCTCAATCTTTGAAGGGTCTGCGGGGTCTGAAGATATATATTAGAAGTTCTAATCCTGGATTGAGACAAGCGCCGCTGATTGCACGCAGTGGGATTAGGCCATGTTATTGTCAATGGTGCTTGCTTGTTTGTCATTGGTCGATTGTAGCTAGTGCTCCATTGTAAACACTAGTTAAATGTCCTAGTTTCAATAGGTTGACGGgagattgcgtgtgtgaaaGGGCAGTTTACATGTGAAGATGTAAACTGTAGCATTAAATACAGTTTTACAATCAATAACGTTGGTCCTCTCAATCAAATGGGAATGTGATTCTGCTGTTATTAATTACAGTCAAATTAATTAATTCTTGTTGTAATCTCCACGCTGACAATGTCTGTATTAGTTGAAGACTAAAAACGTTTCAACATGTCAGGGTTACCGTCTTCAGCTCATCCTCAgtatacccttttcatcacttcCTCAAAATTATTCATCCAAAATGTTGAAATAGCAAAAGGAAGTAAGATCAGTCATCACTTGTGCAAAACGTATTTTCAAATTTGGATTTGTttattatatataaaaaaaacatttatacaTATTTTCAGTCGGTAGTAGATGAGATGGCATATCTAGAGTTTAAAGAATAACATTTTGTTTTTATATGTATTATTTTTGTTGTTCAGATGTGGATATTGCCCTAGACCAGTCACAGGCCTGatttgaaaaaggaaatcaacTCTATCAAATCTAATTACACTTCTAATCATCACATTGATATGTGGTAACAGGTCTTCCTATGACCTAGTGGGACTGCATATCAGATTTTACATGAGCAGCCCCATCACCAATAGGAACAAGGTTACACAACTGACATTTGAGGAAGAAAAATACCAACAAGGTTTTCCTGGCAGTGACTATCAAACATAGACCACAGAAATGGTTGTTTAGGCAGAAATTGTTTTCCCCTTTGAAACCGATACCGCAGTAATAGACAGAATGTAAATTGCCTCACATCCTGTCACTTTTGAGGAAGTTAACCAGACTGCAAGTCTTAGTGGTAGTTAACACTTTGGTGTTGTAAATGAAGGTGGTCAGAGacttgaaaaagagagaaagagaagcaatCCAAGATTAAGGTTGAAAAACGAGCAGAACAAATAGAAAATGCTACAAAGGGCTGTTTCAAATGTCTCTGACAAACCAAAGAGCAAACCAAAGGTAAGTTTTGTGCACAGACAAGAACAAGGACATTTTTAGGGgcgaacagtgtgtgtgcatttgcagAAGTTAGATTGAAAgataaaaagacagagaggtTGATTTAAACTCTGTATAATACATATTATATTCAATTTGATTTCATACATGTTTTCAATAGGTGGTAGGTATTAAAAAATGGTCTGAGGTGTCAGATATAAGGTCTGGCCAAGAGCCCTGACATGGTCTGTGATGTCAGGGATTTTCAGAGATTATGGATTCATATTGGATGTTCTGAAGCAGACACATCAGAGGTTTGGTTGAGTTTCAGAAtatgaaaaaagaaaatgtatagAGAGTATTGCATTGAGGAGAATAGAACTTGTCAATGCAGTATAGTGTTTACGCACGCAACTCTAATCTCTGTGCTGTATTCTGTTCTATCTCATTAATTAAAATAGCCGTTGTAGAAGGATTTCTGACTTCAGACATTGCTGGAGAGCAAGACAATATTAAGTGTCAGGGAATTACTCATACTAACTCTCCTGTAGTTCTTCACTCACATATAGCCGTGTAtgtcaaaatacaaaaacactGTAGACATTAATATGTATCTTTATTGTAGGACCCCTGGGAGTTTCAAATAATGATGTACCAGGTTTAATCAGATGTTAATTCACCCTGTAGATACCAGGGATCTGGCTGGTACAGTTTGGTAAACACATATTCAGTCTGccatctcccatctctccatACAGCGCTCAACTAGTTTTGGAAAGTTTGAGAACAATCGACAGCCATCACCAGCCAAGTTAGAAGAAAATGGAGTCACATTGGTAAAGATCCATACAGGACTATACTGTAAACTGTATGCATCACAAATTGTGTCAAGACTCAGGAATATATACTTCATATAAAGTTAATATGTCAAACATTCAAAATGTTTGCATTTTAAAGCTAATttaagtatatgtgtgtgtgaatgcatatatatgcatatatatctatatgtatgtgtgtgtgtgtatgtgcgtgtgtatgtgtgtgtgtgtagggtgcagAGGAGTCTGGCGGTGAGAGTATCGATCCAACAAAATCAGCGAGCCTGGGGAAGAAGATGAAGGCGATCTCTCTGACCATGCGCAGAAGGATGGGCAAGAAGCATGTCAAATCCTTCTCAGAGGAAATGGTGAGTCACATGCTGCACCTCGAACCCGTGTATGTTGTTTTTCTCAGGAATCCTTTGATGTAGGCTACCTATCTTAAATCTCCCTCGAACCCACATCCTCCAGCACAACATTCAATAGCTTGCTGAGAGATCTTATGAGATGTACTGACAATGTCTGTCTTGCAATTGGGACTAGGGGACCTTTCACTAGGCTTACTTGAtgtaacactttacattaaggttacattaactaccatataACTAAAGAGCAGTACATATTGTAACATTATTGTATTTACATGGGGAATTGCTATGTAGTTATCCCTCATCACAATTTAGTTGATCCCCTTTCCAACATCCACTTACCTCTTACACCCCTCCCACATACTGTGCCTTCTTACACTTTTCAAATAACCTATCCCGCCAACACTTCATACCATTTAATTACATAGCAATGCCTGCGTACCTACAATGTTTTTACTATAGGTATTGTTATGTTGTTACTGTACATGCCAGTCAATGTAATGCTAATGTGAACTGTTGCCAAAAAGTTATGTCTTCATAACCTTAGGATTCAATCACAACTGTAGACATGGCTTGGTTGGGATGGCTGTACTTGTACTGGTGCTCCTTAGTAACATCCCTATTATGTGTATCACTATACTTTGCAGGgggatgagacagacagagaccatgaaggagaagcagagagcagTCCTGCTGTGGAACAAGGCTCTGAGAAGACCAGCAACTCTTTGGAGAGCCTCTACAGTGGCCAGAGCTCCTCcagtaagcacacacatacacacacacacacacacacacacacacacacacacacactcacgcgcacacacactcagacatgcacacacaccagtggagCAGTGTAATCATACTTTCATGTGTTGTCCCCTGTGGGCTTAGGTGGTGTGACCAGTGCTTCGGAAGGTTCCAGTACCAGAGACAGTCTGAGGGCGGATGAGGATGGGTCCTACCATGGACAGTTCTGTGGAAAAGCTCGGGTCCACACAGACTTTGTCCCAAGCCCATATGACACTGACTCTCTCAAACTTAAGGTAGGTAGGAGAACCAATAATTAGGATTGTAGTAATTAGTGCACTTTTGGTTTAGGTAGATAGGATTGCCATGGGAACAAGTCCAGGTATAGAAACCCACATTTGTTTAAAGTCATGTTATTTCTTGAAAGGTTGGTGACATTATTAGCATCATTAGTAAACCTCCCATGGGCATATGGACCGGCATGCTGGAAAACAAGGTGGGCAACTTCAAGTTCATCTACGTTGATGTTCTggttgagaaagagaaagaggaagaagccCCTAAGATCAGACCTCAGAAGGTGTGCAGGAGGCCTCGACCCAAAACACTACTGGAACTACTTGAGCGTCTTCAGCTGGAGGTGAGGATTCTGATCAAGTCAAACCACCGCTAAATGTCTGAACATTCCGTCTTTTTATTCCTATACACAACTAGGAAATTCCACAAAACACAGCACAACATTACCGGAGAAGTATCAATTTCAAACTTCCCATTGTACAATAATGACATGACGGTTTTAAAAAGGAACTTAGCCCTTGTTACAAAATACAGGAAGCAGTCGATGTCCACTGATGACAGCTGTTACATGAGATAACTGACATAGATAACTATTTTGTCTGTTTCAGGAGTATGCTTCTGCATTGCTCCTTAACGGTTATCAGACCGTGGAGGATCTGACACACCTGCAGGAGAAGCACCTGATAGAACTCAACGTGATGGACCCTGAACACAGACGCAGGCTGCTGGCCGCAGCAGACTACCGCTACATTGAGAGTGAGTGTCAGAACAGCGAGACAACAGCTCTCACAATAGAGTAAACAGCCAGCACATGACACTCAAGCCACAGCAAATGTGGAAACATCTTCAGTATGTAAGCCAGATTGATAACAAATTGTTATCTCTCTACTCAACTCTCAACTTAAGTAGAGTTGTGCCCAATGcattttcctttttctctccgaTATTCGTAGACGGACTCAATTCAACTCAACACATTTGTTATCGCTCTAATTTTAGAAAATAGCAATGCTGGGATGTTTTTATTTGCAGCCTTCTGTACACGGGTGTGTTTAAGTAACTTAATCATGTTTACATCCAAATAACACTTCTAGTTCTGTATATTGGTCTAAATTAGGTCAGAATGAACGTGTGTTTGGTTTCAGTCTGGACCAAACAGATGGCACTTACTAATGCACAGCCCCTGGCTTGTTGGCTGACACCAGCTGAAGTTATCAGCCAGAGAGggattcagtgatttaatcAAGCTTAAATCCATTAGGCTATTGTGTTAGAATGGCATCCTAATTGAACCGACTAAAATGAGGCTGAGCCAAACATGGGCTAGCATGGGTTTCAGATTCTAACCACACTGCTCTTTTGCTGTTCCCGACCACACAGGTGaagatgtgagagagagcgaggagccTAAGTCCTTGTCGTCACACAGTCTGAAGGAAGAGAAGAGCGACTGTCCCAGAGACTCTGGGTGCTTCATCCCCTCAGAATGCACCGACAACAGCAAAGAGGATACAGACAACCAAGGAGAGCCACATACCGTTTAACCACCCATGGATAAAACAATCAACTAGACTATTGTAAAGAGTTACTATCCTTTATGTACCACATCATGCCTGCAATGGATGAACTGTGACACAGTTGTATTGTCCTTCGAACCATTTTCCCCCTCTCTGAGCTTTTGTGTATTATGCAACTTTTCTATGTACTTATTAGACTGCTACATCAAAAGCATTTCAGAACAGTTAGGAAATGCCTTTGGTTTTTGTGAAAGCCTGTCACCAAGATGTTGACATATATTTGGATAGCTTGTAAAGGACACTGCGACGGGTGATGGGAGGATTGTGTTCCATTCCGTTCTTAGTGTGTTTGTAATATTTCCACTTTATGATGGTTATATGTAatatattctgtgtgtgtgtaagagtgtttaTTTGAATGATTTTTAAAGATTTTCAAAAGTCACTGTTTTTGTAAATACAACTGAAAGTATAAACACAATCTATGCCATCCTAATAAACTATTTATGCAACATTATGAGAACCTGTTTCCCCTTAAGTGGATTTAAATGAGCAGCCTTCTACTTGTATTTGACCAGAATGGAAATACACAGATGTGTAATAAAGAAGAGCTTAGTAGTACTCTGTCATTCACTGCATCAGGAAAGTATTCACAgagcttcactttttccaccttttgttatgttacagccttattccaaaatgtattaaataaataaaaatatatcaaAATTCTccacacaataccccataatgacaAAATGAAAAAGGTTTGTTTCAtatttttatagatttgcaaaaatgtgaaacacaaatataaaatgtacataagtattcacagcaTTTTCTCAATACTTTGTTGAAGCACCTTTGGCAGCAATTACAGCCTCAAGTCTTTTTGAGTATGATGCTACAAGCTTGGCACACCTGTTTTTGGGAGGTTTCACCCATTCTTCTTTGCAGGACCTCTCAAGCTCCATCAGGTTGGATGGGGAACGTCGGTGCACAGCTCTCAGATCTCTGCAGAGACGTTCAATCGGGTTCCAGTCTGGGGTCTGCCTGGGCCACTCAAGGCCATTTACAGAGTTGTCCcgaagccactcctttgttatCTTGCCTATCTTGCCTTACCTGTTGGAGGATTAACCTTCACCGCAGTCTGAGGTCCATAGCGCTCTTTCCCTCGTTCCTGACTAGTCTCTCAGTTCCTGCCACTGAAAAACATCcccacagcatgatgctgccaccaccatgcttcactgtagggatgGTATAGGCCAGGTGATGAGAGcctggtttcctccagacatgacacttggcattcaggccaaagagttcaatctttgtttcatcagaACAGAGCattttgtttctcatggtctgagAGGCCTTAAGGTGCCTTTTGGCAAACTCCAGGCAGGGTGTCATGTGCCTTTTACTGAGGAGTGGCTTCTGTCTTCCGGCAATGCTAGAGCTCTGTCAGAGTTTCATCGGgttcttggtcacctccctgactaAGGCCCTTCTCCCCCGATCACGCAGTTTGGCCAGGTGGCAAACTTCCATTTAAGGATGATGGAGGCCACTGTGCTCATTGGGACCTTCAATACCACTGACATCTTTCAGTTTTGGGTTGCTGGAAATGGTAGTCCGGTAGTGACATAATCAGGATGCAGTAAACTTTCCGAAAGAACAATGTAACTACATTATCCACAAAAAACAATCATAGACTGACGTCTTTACAGTGAAGTGTTCAACATCAAAATGTTGCACTGGGTTTTACCTTATTCAGCctattgtttattttttccaTTTACTTTGCAACACAGATTGGGGATTAAAATAATGACATATTGTCGATGGTGTAATTCTGCCGATATACAAGATAAACGATATGACACATTCGTTTGATTTTCTTGCTATTTTCCCATCTTAAAATGTGTACGTATTAGATGTTAGCATATTGTGTAAAGAAGTTCTGGACGTTGATTTTACCCTTAATGTCCTAAATTTAATATGTTTATGCTGTCTCCCTTGATAAAAATTCACCTTTGGATTGTCAGTTAGAATACACTTTTCAGAGTATTATTTTTGCTCTTGGTTGTGTCCATGAGGTAGTATTTGTAGATGTCAGCCTACTGTAGTAACTAAATTCAGCAATTAATTAAAATAGGACTGAAGTTATGTCTTGACTGAGAAACAAGTGTTTCCAGTTACCATGTTTATGCATGTCGTCATTTTCAAACGTAGCCTACAGTGCATCCgcaaagtattcacagcgcttcactttttctaaatgttgtcatgttacaGCCGTATTccaaaatgaataaaatgtttttttcccctcaaaaTTCTACAAACAATACCACATAATGATAACATGAAAAAAGCAATATTTAAATTTTTgcaaatctattaaaaataaaaacgtacatgTGATAAAAAAACATCACATTTAGGCctacataagtattcacagcctttgccatGACACTCAAAATGGAGCTAACATTTTTCTGTACCCTTCCCCAGATTCCCAGATACAATTCTTTCTCGAAGGTCTACAGACAATTCCTTGAACTTCATGGCTCGGTTTGTGCTCTGACATAGACTGTCAAATGTGGGACATTATATAGACAGGTGTCTGCATTTCCAAATTATGTACAATCAACTGAATTTACCACGGGTGGACATCTCAAGAATGATCAGTAGAAACAGGATGCACCTAAGCTCAATTTTTAGCTAAACTTTTAAAAATGTTatcattatggggtattgtgtgtagttTCCGAGGAAAAAAAGGAATttaatccattttggaatatggctgtaacataacaacatgtggaaaaagtgaagcgatgtgaatactttccggatgcaTGTAAAAATGACCACATGCATAAACATGGTAACTGGAAACACTTTCTCTGTTGCTCAGTCAAGACATAGGTGCAGTACTTTGCCGAATTTAGTTACTTCTAGTGTAGACTACAGTACATCTACAAATGCTACCTCAAGGACACAACCAAGAGCAAAAATAAGCGTATTATGACTgaaaatccaaatgtgaatttTAATAAAGGGAGACAATATAAACCTATTAAACTTCTGACATGAAGGGTAAACTCAACGTCCAGAAGTACTTTACACAATTACATCTAATAGCCAATGGTCAAATTTTAAGATGGGAAAACAACAAGAAAAGCAAACAAATGTGTCATATCTTTTATCTTGTTCCTGGAAGGTTACATCGGCAGAATTAGAACATCTACAATATGTAATTATTTAAATCACCATTCTGTGTTgcaaaataaatagaaaaaaTGTACAATAGGCTGCTTAAGGTAAAACCCAGTGCAACATTTTGGTCTTGAACACAATACTGTAAAGACGTCAGTCTTTGATTGTTTTTTTGGTTAATGTAGTTACATAGTTTTTTCGGAAAGCTTACCGCGTCATGATTACGTCACTACCGGACTACATTTTCCAGCCACCCAAAACTGAATGTAACGTTGACGTGTTGTTCGTGGTTAATCAACAAAACCGGTAAAACGCAGATGCTGTAGCTTTCAATAGTTAAATATTGAGTTGCCTCTGGTTTTGATTGAGAACATATCTATTTTTCTCTTGGTAGTAAGTATTTGGCAATGGCAGGAGAAATGTCAATTTTCGGTAAGTACAGATAGAGAATTATGATGTCCGCTTGGGAAATACTAGCCGTCTAATGAATATAGCCTTACCTTACCTAGCTCAAGTTAGCCAGATGTTCTTATGATGTCAAGCTACCCTAATGTTGGTCATTGATATAAGTGGTAATTTAATCTCGGAAATACTTACATACTTACATTACTCGGTAATGCAAGGCAGTGCCTACGCATCAATTACAACCTCGATAGTAGTTCGTAACCAGCACTAAAATAATGCTGAAGTCGCTTCATGTCAAGTTTATTTGATTGCCTGATGAGCTTAGTTAAACGGTTTAATTTGTGGTTTGACTTAAACCACACACTATTCTAAATGTCACCTATCATCATGGTTTAGGATTTGGGCAGGAAAGCCTCAATATAAATCAGTgagttgttatcaagctcttaATCCATGACAAAATTACTATCTTCATCAAATCAATGtgccttatctctctcttttgcagGGGGCACTATTTTGGCTCTGTTCCTTGCAGGCTATCTGGGTCAACAGTACCTGCCTCCCCCAAAGCCCAGGGTGATTGGTCTGGATCTGGGGACCACCTTCTGTTCAGTGGGGGTTTTCCACCCGGGCACAGGGGAGGTGGAAGTGATTGGAGAtgaagagggaaggaagagcATACCCAGTGCTGTGTCCTTCACTACTACTGAGGTACTAGTGGGACATGAAGCCCAGGACCTGGCTGACAGTAATCCTCAAAACACCATCTATGATGCCAAAAGGTTCATTGGGAAGCTGTTTGAACAGGAGCTCCTAGAGCAGGAAAGTGCTCGATACCCGTTCAAGGTGTGTGATGGCTGCTCAACTACTGAATGGATCATTGTCATGTAACCAAACTAATGTCTATTCACAAATTCCTCAAAGAATAGGTTATCTACCTGGGTATTGGGTAATGTTCGTTAGGCTTACAATATGTAATGTTGTGTGGCACTTTACACCTTACACTTTACTTTACACTTAATGCCATAACCAATAGTCCTGAACTATGTGTACACATTTTTCAGGTGATAAACAACAATGGTAGTGCTGAGTTTCTGGTCTCCACCAACCAAACCTTTACGGTGACCCCGGAGTTCATTGGGTCTCGGCTCCTGCTAAAGATGAAGAAGATGGCAGAACGACATCTGGGAGTGCCCATTCAGAGGGCAGTCATATCTGTGCCAGCAGAGTTTGACGAAAGGCAAAGAAATTACACTATCCGGGCTGCTAATCTAGCTGGTCAGTATATCAACTGTTTGATAACTCGTAATGTAAACAATGGCCCCTTGCTCAGTGACATAGCAAAGAGTGAAATTAAAATGATTATTGGGTTACTCTCTGATGTAATAGACTGGACCCCACATTATGCTGATagtacagccgtggccaaaagtattgggagcgacatacattttgtgtttgcaaagcttgctgggcatTGGCattaaatgactgctaacataatttcagtaagtcatatcatcagcacagggaaaagtgtgaactagttctagccaggtgaaatcactatcattctgattggattttaagagcagattgactgctgtaaaagaggggactatttgcatatattgaacaTTTTCGCCCCCAAAATGCTTtacaaaatatgaaatgtgccttat
This region includes:
- the samsn1a gene encoding SAM domain-containing protein SAMSN-1a isoform X1; its protein translation is MLQRAVSNVSDKPKSKPKRSTSFGKFENNRQPSPAKLEENGVTLGAEESGGESIDPTKSASLGKKMKAISLTMRRRMGKKHVKSFSEEMGDETDRDHEGEAESSPAVEQGSEKTSNSLESLYSGQSSSSLGGVTSASEGSSTRDSLRADEDGSYHGQFCGKARVHTDFVPSPYDTDSLKLKVGDIISIISKPPMGIWTGMLENKVGNFKFIYVDVLVEKEKEEEAPKIRPQKVCRRPRPKTLLELLERLQLEEYASALLLNGYQTVEDLTHLQEKHLIELNVMDPEHRRRLLAAADYRYIESEDVRESEEPKSLSSHSLKEEKSDCPRDSGCFIPSECTDNSKEDTDNQGEPHTV
- the samsn1a gene encoding SAM domain-containing protein SAMSN-1a isoform X2, with amino-acid sequence MLQRAVSNVSDKPKSKPKRSTSFGKFENNRQPSPAKLEENGVTLGAEESGGESIDPTKSASLGKKMKAISLTMRRRMGKKHVKSFSEEMGDETDRDHEGEAESSPAVEQGSEKTSNSLESLYSGQSSSSGVTSASEGSSTRDSLRADEDGSYHGQFCGKARVHTDFVPSPYDTDSLKLKVGDIISIISKPPMGIWTGMLENKVGNFKFIYVDVLVEKEKEEEAPKIRPQKVCRRPRPKTLLELLERLQLEEYASALLLNGYQTVEDLTHLQEKHLIELNVMDPEHRRRLLAAADYRYIESEDVRESEEPKSLSSHSLKEEKSDCPRDSGCFIPSECTDNSKEDTDNQGEPHTV